One stretch of Rhizoctonia solani chromosome 8, complete sequence DNA includes these proteins:
- a CDS encoding ATP synthase E chain domain-containing protein, whose amino-acid sequence MASPVVNVVRYSALGGGILYGIFHRRTLQTRLDNERAHEQEVKHEHLIKQAKEAWQRKKDSSLSNLITDPDDPRFDIDKLIAKYESESK is encoded by the exons ATGGCGAGTCCTGTTGTGAAC GTGGTGCGATACAGTGCACTTGGGGGCGGAATCCTGTACGGAATCTTCCACCGACGGACTCTCCAAACTCGACTTGACAACGAACGGGCACACGAGCAGGAGGTGAAACATGAGCATTTGATCAAGCAGGCGAAAGAGGCATGGCAGAGGAAGAAAGACTCCAGCTTGTCTAACC TGATCACCGACCCCGATGATCCTCGATTCGATATTGACAAGCTCATTGCCAAGTACGAGTCCGAGTCCAAGTGA
- a CDS encoding histone acetyltransferase type B subunit 2 has protein sequence MPRSDNSPVPYDEEEDAEMDGENANKVVNEEYKIWKKNAPYLYDTLITHALDWPTLTCEWFPDTECPPDKPYSISRLLLGTHTSRQSKDYLQITTVHIPKRVSSTSDSLSRENYDEDSGELHTTSAGPAPRIQITQRMLHDGEINRARYMPQNPNILATKSVSGRVFIYDRTKHPSEPDSDAMRPDVTLVGQTMEGYGLGWSKCWEGHVLSSGEDTTVCHWDVQAGYSKSGSGVEPVDVFRGHGSVVGDVSWHATHQNVFASVGDDKQLFISNVPSTAPPNELKLKNTSWDTRDPARTKPKQRVTAHDREILAVSFCPSNENLILTGSSDKTIGIWDTRTLSHRLHSLESHRDEVLQLSWSPTSPTVLASASSDRRVHIWDLSRIGEEQSPDDAEDGPPELMFIHGGHTGRPTDVCWCPGPVDASKAEGGKGGGGGELSGWEVASAAEDNVLMVWSMSANIWAGEGKTVDEEELEVEDD, from the exons ATGCCTCGTTCAGATAACTCGCCTGTTCCGTatgacgaggaggaagatgCCGAGATGGACGGAGAGAATGCGAACAAGGTTGTCAACGAG GAATATAAAATCTG GAAAAAGAACGCTCCGTACTTGTACGACACACTCATCACACATGCGCTAGACTGGCCAACTCTTACATGTGAATGGTTCCCTGACACAGAATG CCCACCAGACAAACCATACTCAATCTCTCGCCTCCTCCTCGGAACACACACATCCCGCCAAAGCAAAGACTACCTCCAAATCACCACAGTCCACATCCCCAAACGAGTCTCATCCACCTCGGACTCGCTCAGTCGCGAGAACTATGACGAAGACAGCGGAGAACTCCATACTACCTCTGCTGGCCCCGCACCCAGGATTCAAATCACGCAGAGAATGCTGCACGATGGCGAAATAAACCGTGCGCGATATATGCCTCAGAACCCGAATATACTGGCCACCAAGTCGGTTTCGGGTCGGGTGTTTATATATGACCGGACTAAGCATCCTTCCGAGCCTGATTCGGATGCTATGCGTCCGGATGTGACGCTCGTTGGGCAGACGATGGAAGGGTATGGGCTTGGATGGAGCAAGTGCTGGGAGGGACATGTCTTGAGTAGTGGAGAAGACACGACCGTCTGTCACTGGGATGTTCAGGCGGGTTATTCAAAGAGTGGCAGTGGGGTCGAGCCGGTAGATGTGTTCAGAGGCCACGGGAGCGTTGTCGGG GATGTGAGTTGGCACGCGACGCATCAGAATGTGTTTGCGAGTGTCGGAGATGACAAGCAGTTGTTCAT CTCGAATGTCCCATCAACCGCACCTCCAAATGAACTAAAACTGAAAAATACCAGCTGGGACACACGCGACCCAGCACGCACAAAACCAAAACAACGCGTAACAGCACATGACCGGGAGATTCTCGCGGTCTCGTTCTGTCCAAGCAACGAGAACCTCATCCTTACCGGCTCAAGCGACAAA ACAATCGGAATATGGGACACCCGCACACTTTCGCACCGACTCCACTCGCTCGAATCTCACAGGGACGAAGTGCTTCAGCTCTCCTGGTCCCCAACCTCGCCCACCGTCCTCGCATCCGCCTCGTCCGATCGCCGAGTCCACATCTGGGACCTCTCGCGCATAGGAGAAGAACAGTCCCCCGACGACGCTGAAGACGGCCCGCCCGAACTCATGTTCATTCACGGAGGACACACCGGACGGCCGACCGACGTGTGTTGGTGTCCTGGGCCTGTCGACGCGAGCAAAGCGGAAGGCGGAAAGGGAGGCGGTGGGGGCGAGTTGAGCGGGTGGGAAGTGGCGAGTGCGGCGGAGGATAATGTGCTCATGGTTTGGAGTATGAGTGCGAATATCTGGGCTGGCGAGGGAAAGACGGTGGATGAAGAAGAGTTGGAGGTCGAGGATGATTAG